Genomic DNA from Brienomyrus brachyistius isolate T26 chromosome 22, BBRACH_0.4, whole genome shotgun sequence:
GCCGGCAGGGTGTGGTGGTGTTGGAGGCTGGGCGAGGTGTCAGGCGGTGGCTGCGCAGGTGCGAGCAGGGGCGGGGTGCCAGGCGGTGGCTGCGCAGGTGCGAGCAGGGGCGGGGTGCCCGCCGCCGACATTCCCGACGTTTCAACTCCGCTCCCTCTGCACGATGCCGGCTCCTCCGGAACGACTCTGCTTGTTGTAGCTTTCTGAAGCTAGCGCGCGGATAAATAGGACACTTACGAGCATGTTCAACTGACCGCCAATTATGTGTTATTATTTGAGGCCTGACAGaaatgcacatttgcatttaaatgacCAGCGATAATCTGTATCTCACCAGGAGGGTTGTGGCAAGTCAGTCTTAGTCATGgctatgacaaaatattcagtaaCGTCACAGTCCTACACTCTGCTGTTTAAATATTTGTTAATATTTTACAGATCTGAATGCAGCTCACCTTTGGTTCAGTTCACCAACTGGTTGTGTAATAAATTTCAGTTCAGAAAAGACCCACAAACCACTGATAGCGTAAGTACTGAATGTTCTTTGGCCTTTGAAACTGCAATATTACTCAGTGATCATCATCTATTCCAAAATGCACCATGTGCCAAAGATTTACTGCATAGTGTAACTGCACCTTGCAATATGCACAACGAATGTGGGAAATAAAATAGAGAAGTTTTTGGTAGCCGATACGGACTGGTTTAAAAATACTTGGATTGACCATAATTCCGATCTTTGGTACCACTGATAACAACCTACTCGTCGTTTtcattttctatttatttatttttgcacatTGGAATACAGAcgtcctctacttacaaactttcaattgttggagttagactccaccgagtccgttgatgaggaaaagatgcattcgtgaggcaaaggatggttgtaagtcagctctctttatttgttgtacagatcgatccgggagccaccctcagatgcacaaaagtacacaccaagggaagctcagctccctgttgtctgtgtctaacttttataccccgtttagggcgtctactgttcttgttggtctctttccagttgacgtaacatataactattgtttggacattgctggcgttagtccccacacccgttcccttttatcttatcttgttatgttgcaatttagcagcgtcagcgaccccctaccttgttatgtccccgcaggtcaagtgtaagcttaatgtcaccacgagcctgtcaatgtaccttctgctttccggaatttacttacactacgaggagggctggagccccccttctcttcctgcctgtgttccagtttgttcccctttctcagtgtgacaaagtttagcacgcaacctagccccccttcacaacttatgaactttcagacatacgaacaaagaggattgtgttcattgggctcccatttcctgttGGCAACATCTATAGTTCTTTGTACAAACGCTCCTTTaattacgaatgagatacgttccgaaggGCTGTTCGTaatttgaaatgttcgtaagtcgttattcaacatcattttaagggtatacgcaagtacagaGAACTAGGATACTAGGAGTACACGCGTTATGCTGCTGCATGGTgtgagtagcggccagaagtcacaCTAGGTGGAAATGGCACGCAGAAAagaaaattgatgttgcggacaggaaatgggagcccaatgaacacaatttggacttacagtcctcttcgtttgtatgtctgaaagtttgtaagttgaaagttcgtaagtagaggagcgtctgtacttgcgtatacccttaaaatgatgttgaataatgacttacgagcatttcaagttacgaacagccgttcggaacgtatcttgttcgcaagtagaggagtgtctgtaattGAAAATGGAGCAATTAAATGATTAAGTAATTGTTTACTCTGGTTCCCTTATTCACTCTTTATGGACAACGCAACATATGTTGATATAAATAGATGGCATGCAGATTGATTTTTTGCATACGGGGCATGAGTGGAATAACTGAAAACGGAACAATTAAATGCTTAACTAATTGTTTAGTCCCTTATTCACTCTTTGTTGACAACGCGACATATTTTGATATAAAAAGGTGGCATGCGTAAAATTAACTGCAGGGCAAATACTTTACCATATTGTGTACATTTGTGTATTGTCCATTTTGCAGCTGAAATTAGTGCACAACTGGTCTGGACAACATCCCATAGCTGCTTCTGTGGCTATTAAAGCTTGAGTAACAAAAAGACGTCTACATTTTAAGAAACATTGTGTGACATTTCGTTAGCCGATACCACTATATAATAAAGAGACCGGATAATCCATGtcactttgagctacttcagaTTTTTCAACCTACTTTAAACCGAATGGCTCCTGTGCTTGGCTGAATAGTTAAATTTTTCTTgcgctttgactggtttgtttccttgattgaaagactcatgcagctgtttcacattaacattagtgacacatgcatgattaggAAACTGACCAATCAGTATGCAGCAAGAACTCTGTGCTTAAATATAATCCAGATCCTTTTGATTGAAATGCTAGCTAACAAATCTTGTGCTAGCTgaaagtgtcctccctgacatggattatctggccaCCCTATTATATAACATTAACATTATAGCCTAGCCTGACTAATTATGATGCTGGTCCCAACTGGACATTTTGAAAGTGTCTGTCTGATTCATGCATATCCATTAAAACAAAACGAGCATAATGACAGCATGTAGCTGGCTTTTAAAACTGAAGCGATTTGAAATCGTGATTTTAGCCAAATGTGAATTAATACCTTTGACTGACCGTTTCTGTTTATTTAAATTTCTTTAGTTTTTCCAGAAAATGCTATGCACATGGAGACCTTAAACTCTTTTAgtgtgattattttatgtttataatTGGATATTTAATGTCATGGGATCTCACGCAAAACTTGAAGGACTATTGTAGGGTAAATCACAGACAAGGCCCCTAGGGGCCTCTACCACAGGGGTCAGTAACCTACTACAGTTCAGAATCTTATTAAGAATTAAATCGTTATAttaaaaagcttattttaaggGCACAGTTGGTTTTAAGATATGCTTACCTCACGTTAGATTATTGTATTGTAGCGCCGGTGGGATTTGCACGTTCCAGCATGCTGCGCGAGTAACTGTAAATTAATCCTTCTTGTGTTCTGTGTATATCTTACATGAACCATGTTCGATCCTCACGTATCCTTCGTTATTGTATAAATTACCCACCTCTGTGTGTACCTTTCTGTCCAGGATCTGACCAACTTGTGAGTCCATGTTACGGTTGCTCCAATGGTCGTTAGGTGTCTTTGATAGTTCTGTTAAGAAACTTCATAAAGGAGACTTGCTCCTTTCTGCCCGCAAGCCTTCTGCTTATTCACTGCCGCTGCTACGATGTCTCGGTCCGCCCGTTATGGGAGTATTTGAATATGTCATATATGGAAGGTGCTAGGTAAGACACGTGTCCTATTTTCAATGTTATTTATTAACTTTGTTTTTAATGCGCAGAGTCGTTTCAATGAAACACAAGTATTAGACAATGTGCGCTAATGGCCCGTGCTGTCAGAGTCAAATCTCTGGTTTcgggaggaaaaaaaagatcCCATCACATATTGTCACATACCCCCTTTTCGTGGATTTGGCTACTCTATTAGGTGTTACTTCTGCAGCAAGCGGCGAAAACGTATAACAGCTCCGAAATCTTTTCATGATTGCGTAGTAACAGGAGGATTTTTTACGCATCCTTAGTTGAAGGCTGTTTTTTCAGTGTTTCATTCTTATAATTCCACTTCATTGTTTAATGATACTTGTGAACTTCTCAGAAATAAGTACAAAGAATACATGTAGACCTACGTGTATTGCCGAAGGCAAATAACTATCCAGAGCCAGTTCGGTAAGACAAGGATTTGCACACACAATACAAACTAACTTGTATGAATAGTAgagtctccccctgctggcaTTACAATAATATGGCCAAATGTTACTTGAATCCATATTACGTTAGTCATGCTCCGCATAATAACGTTTCTATCAGCGAAGCACCACACATTCGTCGGTGGTGCAGTAAGATTATGACGGAGCAAACAAACTCCTATCGCCTAGTGACGTCATAACGCGTTACGTGTTTGTGGCGATGCTGGTGTGAACAAACTTACTACACAGCCAGTCCTATAAAAGTGTAGCGCATACaattatatacagtacataatacttgataatgataataagcaactgttactggtttatgtactTACTATACAGTACTTTTTACAGTACTAATCTACTTAAAAAAACGTTACTGTAGCCTAGGTGTGTAGTACACTAACAACGCGTTTCTTGGAACATATCTCCGTCGTGCGAGGCGTGACTGTATTACATCATCAGGAAGGAGGGGGGCATGAATACCCCAGTCTGGGTACCCCAGGAGATTCTGGAGGCTCAGCACTGTGTAGGGGCCCCTCACCCCACAATGTGACGTTGAGGGCCCCCACTCTGGTCCATAATTCTTCAGATTAGAAGTGCCAAACAAAGTGGGGCGGGGGGCAAAGTCACACTTAGGGGGCCTACAATTTCTAGCTATGGCCTTGGGTCATGGAATCTCTACAcgcaaatattaaaatattaaaagaaaaagatGCATCTCTTACAACAGTTTTTAATTCATTATAGGAAAGACGATGGTCTTACCATTATGCTGTGTGACATGAAATAAAATGCAGCTCAAAAGAGGAGATGGAAAAGACAATGTTGGTAAGAAATTTGTGTATATAATGGGTTTATTATATAAAACATGGTCGTGCAGGTGCCCAGGCGGTCAACAGGCTGTGTGAAAGGCAGGATGATGTGGCGCTTTCTTCAGCGTTTCCAGGAAGATCTGCTCATCCAGCAGGAAGTCCCGGTCCTGTATGGATCAGGGGCGGTTCTGTCACTCTCACTCAATCTGGCCACTTGTATAAAGTCGTACAGGCAGAATCTCAGAAAAGCCTTATGGTAACATAtctggatgtgggggggggcgggtggggggtaTGGCCACAATAGATCCAGAACAGGAAACTAAATGCTCAGGTGTCTGCTGGAGCTCAGATGTTCACGCAAAGGCGCGTGAAACATGGCCTGGTTGGGACGATCGTCGAGTCACGGTAAAAAGTGCGACTGTGAGATGGTACCTTTTCCGCCGTGTGCCTGAGGAGGGCAAGTTTTAGGTGAAGCTCAGGAGCTGCTGTCGGGCTCAGGAGGGCTGTAGACTGGGGGGGTAATGTGGAGGGAGGCAGACCCAGCGCTGGAGCCACATCTAACAGGTAAAGGGTGTGTTAGCCGGGCCAGAACCGCACCACACATAACGATATATTACAGTATGTGCGTTAACACACTGCACAGAGAGGCGTTACATCAGAACTGCTGACCTTCTGATTGGTAGAGAGTGCGTAACTTAACAAAGATGGGAGATTTCACAAATTTAAAGTTGCTGGTATGTACGGATGAGAGAGAGGCTCTATGTGACCGTACCTGTGAGGATGGGGGCGGCAGGAAGCTGGGGGCTGATGGGGAGCCCTCGCCTCAAGTGCTCCACCTCCTGGCGCTGTTCTGCTATGTGCTTTCGTTCCTGCAGGGTAACAAACTCACCTTTATCTATAATAGCCATTTTCCTGGCTACACAAAATCAGCCCCCACACCCATTCTCAGGCCCCGCCCCACGGACTCTTGCCTGGTTCAGGAGCTGCTCCTGGCTCCGCAGCCGCTCCACCTGGGTGCGGATGCTGCTCAGGCGGGTGTGGTGCTCCTCCTCCACCCGCCGCGCCTCCTGCAgagctctctccccctcctcGTACCTGTCTGAGGCCAGCTGCCACAAGGGGGCACAATTTCTTTTCAGTTCATTTCAAATTTTAGCTTGAATTACTAAGACTGATTTGGGATGATGTACAGCATCATTGTAAATGTGTGTTAAGTTAAAATGTTAAGGGAAATTTGATAAATCCTTCAGTGCACATGGCTGTCAAAGAGCGTCACATGACCGGGAGATGGGGTCGTTGCCATGACGAACCTTGCTGAAGGCCTCCACCTCCTGAGCCCGTGTCTTGAGGTGCAGGGCGGCTGTGCTCAGCTTCTCCTTCTCCCTGTCCAGCTCCGCCCTCTGGCGTTCCAGTTCCGCCTTCTCCTTGGCCGCCATCTCCTCATGAAGCCGCAACTCTCCTGCACGTAGCTTCAGGTCGGCGTGCTCCTGCacgagtggggggtgggggtgcgtaACTGCTGAATGACAAACGCCACTCACCAGCGAGAAAATGGCAAAGTTTCGGGAAGGTGGTGTGATGCGGCCCAGCCCACTACCTGGGCCATGCTGATGATGGTGCCCTCGCGGTGGGCATCCCTCTCCAGGGCCCGGCTGGCTTCCCGCTCCGCACGCTCCTGCTGCAGCTTCTCCTGCGCATGCAGCTGCGCCCACTCGGCTGCCAGCCTCCGACGCTCATCCGCACAGCGCTGCATCACAGCCTGCTGCTCCTCCAGCAGGGCACTCTGGAAAGATGGAGAAGGGGGTGAAGCGAGTGAGGTGGCTGGACCTGCAACAATCTGGAGCATGGTGCAATGCATGAGCCTCAGGCTCCACCCCCTGAAAACCCACATCCCCTGCACAAGCTCCACCCACCTTTGCTTTTTccagctcctccctctccaCAGAAAGGCGCTGCATTAAGGCCCGCCTCTCTTCCtccagccccctctgggctgatTCTGCCTTGGCCTGTTCTCCCGACACCCTCCATCGCTCctgacacaggcacacatgggcTTGACATGGCATGTGCGTGACACCAACACGGGATGACCTCAGGACCTCACAGGCGTCCCAAAGCACTGCCCCTAGTTccagtgacctctgaccttttcCAGCTGCCTCTGTTGTTCCGCTAGCTGCATGCCCATCCTGTCGATGACCTCCTTCAGCCGCGCACGTTCCTCAACCATGTGGCTCTGCTGCTGGTCTAGCCGTTCCTGCAGAACTTGCATATGGAGCAGTGAATTATAAGAGGCTGTGTTCAAATTGACCACCAGGAGGCATAGTGTTTAAGGGTCTGGAACTGTGATCAAAAAGGTAAATTCTGGGTCCTGAGCTTAGCACCTGCCCTGAATGCGACATGACACATGACAGGCGTGGGGGCATCCAGTCACTTGGAAGTGGACGTGTTTTTAACGGAAAGCAATTCTGAGCAAGTATCCCAGATACTCCGCAGTAACCAGTAAAACTGAAGATGGCTTTGGGTGAAGTGGACGAGCTCGCGGCCTGTCGTACCTCGGAGCTGCTGGTCCCTGTGCCGCGCGCCCTGCTCCAGTCCCTGTGCCGTGTGCTCATGCGTGCTCTCCACACGTGAGGACAGCTCGCCCAGCCGCCGGGAGAACTGCTCCATCTGATCGATCACCACTGTCAGAGACCTGCACGCGGACAGGGGGACTGCGTGTGTAGCTCAggcatgctgtgtgtgtgtatgtctgcgtGAGAATGTTTAGGAGTGTCTGACCTGGTCTGAGACGTCGCGCTGGTCACAGCGTCGatctcctcctccttcagctGCTTCAGCCTCTGCACCTGCTCCTCATGGTCCTTCTTCATCTCTAGGATGGATCTCCTAGCAAAGGGGAAAATCCAAGATGGCAGACGATGCCACCAGGCATGGCCATGCAGACAGCCCCCTGTCGGCGTCCCGGCTCCGTACCGCTGCAGTTCCCGGAGGCGCTCCACCTCGCGGTCCCGCTCCTGCTGATTCTGGGCCAGCCGGCGCTGGTATTGCGCCTGCAGCTCGGCCCGCTCCTGCTCCGCCAGCCGGGTGACACTGGCCAGGCGCTCCGCCAGGCCCTCGCTCTCCTGCCGCATCCGCACCTCCCTCTCGGCCGCCGACTCCTCCAGCATCTTCACCCTGGACTTGTGAGCCGCTTCCATGAGCTCGGTGTCCTGACCGTGCCTCTGCTGCACACTGTCCAGCAGCATCTTCAGCTGGTCGCGTTCCAGCTGCAGGCTCCGCACCTGCCACCGGGGGCACCGTTCAACGACTGTGAAACGGCCGCATACACAAACCCATGAGCAAGCTAAGCAAGCCCCACTGGGCATTCCTTACCTGGCCTTCTAGCTGGATCATGCTGGTTTGCAGGGACAGCTCCCCCGCCTGCTGCTCCGGTCCCTTCCTCTGCACGGCGCCCCCTGTCCCCGGCAGTGGGGACTGCAGCAACTATCAGAATCAGAACTCGCATTACTGCCAGTGTGTGTGAACGTACCAGAATTGTTTGCAGTTCACTGCCGAACATGAAGAATTGCAAGACATTGCACTACatgcaaaaaaagagaaaagactACAAATAAGGGAATATAGGTTAACATTAGACGTCTTAAAAAGTCTAAGTGGAACACGAGAACTAATGCAAAAACCATTTTATTGCAAGTTGAAAGGATATCGCACATATTCTATGAAGGGAAGGTGTCTAAAAAGATGTCAGTAGCTAAAAAGACAGAGAAACCTGAGAAGGAAGAGTAAGATCTGACACCCGGCAGGCTGCCTGGAAGCTGATCAGGGAAGCGTGGAACGGGTACGACACTGACACATTGTCTGGGGGACGAGGACGGCCGGTTTTAAACAGGCTTACCTGAATGGGTGCACTGTTCCCCCCCATTATCTCGGGTGGCACTGGAAGATACAGAAGCTGCATTCACTATTACTATTCAATGGGCTGACTGTTATCGTGTTCCAAGGATGAATattaccagaggtggaaagttcagatccAGAGAGTAGAAACCCAGACCGACCATAGTACTCTGTGACAGCGACTTTttacactcaactggttggttcagTGGGAAAACAGGATTCCAGTTCTGTATGGGGAGTGTTCGCTGCTATGACAGTGGTGGATTGCGAGGGAAGACTGGGTCCCGTATTCTTCTGGTGAGTGAGGGTGCTGCCTAGCTCGAGTCCACGAGTCAAGCCCACTTGACCCAGAATCTAATAGGGTGGGGCTCTTTGATCTGATTGGAGACTGCCTCTTTAGGTAGAATGTCCTGCACGTGCTCACTGGGAGTCTGCACAGGGTATGGAAGCCTGTAGCGTTCACGTTCTGTGGTACTACTTGATAAAAGGGTGCCTTGGAGAAAGATCGGCACTAGCCGATTTTGTTAAGTTCACTTTAAAATTCCACACTGCTACTAATGTATATCTCTGGCTATTTGCTGAAGTAAGTGAATTCAAGGGTACATTTAAACCAAAGCATGAACACGAAATGGCATGATGACTGAACAACTGCCACCGTGACAATGAGGTCTGCATACCCTACACTAAAGAAATATGATGCACACTgtacagataggcctacactGTAAGGTAGCTGGCTCATTAGGATGGTAATATAGATAGCAACAATTCCCAGCTACCTGTATGACTGACAGTTGGCAGTGTGGACCGGCGGCAGTGTGGACCGGTGGCAGTGTGGACCGGCGGCAGTGTGGACCGGCGGCAGTGTGGACCGGCGGCAGTGTGGACCGGTGGCTAGCACTGTTACCTAATTTCCAAGGCTGGGAGTTTgactgagggttagggttagattttTCTTTAAAGGCCAAACCCGTTTCCAAAAACATATAATTAGGCTAATTAGCACCTGAATGCCTGTGGCGTGCATAACCCGGGAGCGGAATGTCCCTCCCGCCTTGTGCGCTAGGCTGACTGGGACAGGATCCAGACCCGTCTACCACTCTATACCGGATAAACAAagggaagatgggtggatgacTTACCAGGTTTGGGTAGGCCCTCCTTCACTGGACTTGAATGACGAGATGGAGTGTCTTGCATGCTCGAGGTCTCCCATGGCAATGAGGAACTGATGGGACAACAATGAGCAATATCTAGATACATTCAGTTCattcacataataataataagcctGCTGTTCCctacattaatattttagggttGAGGGCCATATTGTCTGATTTACAATAGACCTCCCCGTTAACCCTTGTCTCATACCTCGATTCCTTGGTAGGTACAGCGTCTTCCCCTTTCCTCCTAGGAGTTGGTGGTGACCTGAGTTTACTCCTAAATAGGGAATTACGTTCATTAGAAATCTCTCCAACAGAAGAGGGCATCTTGTGTCACGTGACCTGCAATTTACTGCAGCTGTGGTTTTAGCTTTTCCATTTTGTCAGAATTTTTAGGTTGGATTTTGAAAGGCAACAAATGCAAAGCTTGCGTTGGCCGAGCCAAGCCTACGTGAGGAAGGAGTCCAGGTCCACCTCATCGCCGCCACCCTGGGGGTCTCGGGGCACGGCCGCCTTGGCGGCTGCAAGGTTCTTCTTCCGGGTCAGTGCTCCTGCCAGCCAGTCTTTGGCCTCCTCGCTAGCAGGAGCGTTTGGTAGGGGCGGCTTCCCGTCAGATGAAGGGCGCTCACTTCCCTGCGAGGCTCCCATTGGCGGTGGGGCTCCCTGGCCACCATTCACCTCTggatcctcctcctgctcctccggATCCCGGCTAAGGCCTAGCCAATCAGCGGCGGGGTTACTGGGGCGTGAATGAAGGGGAGGGGCTAGTCGCGGCTTCTCCTCCAGCATTTGGCTGTCGTGCTGAAGCGTTGGCCTACTGGCTGCCGGCTTGCTGTGGCGCTTAGCAGAGGGAGAGCCAGCGATGGGGGATTTGGGCTTCCCCTCTGGCGACCGGCTGCCAGTCTCCTCTGCTGAAAACCTGAACGTGAGGGGAGAGGCGCGTGACCAATGGTACCTTCAACTGCAGAGGTGAGGACCTTCGAGAGTAAAGTCGGTCACACCTGACTGACTGCCTTTGTGACTGCCGGCTCTCTGGCGTGGAGACCACAGTGGGCTGGTAGGAGCCAAACGTGAAGTCACCGTCCCCAAAGGCAGAGTCTGGGGAGAGGGCACACACCACGGCATTACATCATGCGTAACCCCCACACCCAAGATGATTCAGAATGGAACCCATTTAGTGCCGCATACACAGAATAACcgaagccagtgtttcccaacccagtccttgaggaCACAGACAGTCCAAGTTTATGCCCCCTAAGGACcggcttgggaaacactgacgtaAGCAACCAAATATAGCAGGATGTGAACTCTGGTGGTAAATGCTGCTACCTTTGGCAATTGCTGGCTTCTCCATAAGTACTTCCTTCTTCTCGCCAGTAGGGGGGCGCTCAAGCAGGCGTGGAGATGTCCCCCGGCCCAGAATCTCATCCAGCCTAGTTGTGACCAGCTGTGGGGGCTCActgcatggagggggggggggcagggacctGCATGCATTAAACTGGTAAACCCAATGGTTagtcggggggggggattctgctGTTATACCCTTGAGGAAGGTACTGAACATATTTCACTAAAGCACCCATCTAGGTCAATAGGTTCAATTTGTAAGTTGCTCTGAGGAAAAGCAAAGAAGCAAACAAAATATGCAGAACGAGGGCAGGCCCTGTAACGACACATTATGTAATACGTACTAACTCGACAGAATGTAACAAATTCaatgataataacaataataacaatgataatgGTGACAATAATAGGAGGATGCAATATAAAACTACAATGTAGTCTATAAATGTGTAACATTTTGTTGAGTCATTACATAATGTGGTGTTTTTACGTAATGCCTTGTTACATGGTGTATAAAcaacacattatgtaataacattGCATTATGTGAAGAAAATGTGTTACATAATGCtgcattattacataatgcattgttaCAAGCCCACACCTCGGCCTCTTGTGGGGCAGAATTCCCCCCTTCCCCTTTGGACTCTCTCCAAAGCCCAGGGCGTCCATCAggtcgtcctcgtcctcatcaaACGTCAGCTCGTTCCGCTTTCCGGGAGCCCGGCTCGGTGAGGCTGCAGTGGGACGAGTGGTCTTTCAGCCACCTCTGGTCAGCTCAGGAACACGGGGAGCGCGGAGCCATCACTCACCCATCTCTCTCGCCTTAATGACGGGGGACTCGGACACAGGCAGACCTCTCTGCTCAGAAACGGCATCGCTGACGGCCATCTTTGTTTCCTTTCTATCGTCCAGTAGATCAGCCAGTGGGTCATCAGTGTCTGCAGGAAGTACACGTCCAGGCCAGATCACAAGGGAAGGCTGCCTTATGCAGCGGCCTAAATGCAGTGTGTATCCTTACCATCCcccgaacaaaatacaaaaatgctaAAGCTATGATTGAATCAATCGGATTGAAAAGCAGGATCGTAAAGGGAGATGAGTCACATTTGAGCATCTGCTCCACATCGTTCTACATTTAACATTCCTCAGGTACCTTTTTTGTCCTCCTCATCTGACGCATTGCAGAAAAGGGGAAGGAAAGGCCATAGTTAATGGCGTATGACACTGTGAAGCGTCACACAGCAGGGATAACTAGACAGAGCCCAAGAGCTTACGCACCGCCAGGGTCAAGCGATGGCAACTGCCCGATATGGATCagcacacctggccattacacccacagggACCTTCATGACGTCCCATTCTAACTCCATAGGCATCGATGTGGAGTCGGTCCCTGaaaatgcctatggatttagaatgaagGTTCCTGTGGGTGTAACGGCCAGGTGTGCCAATGCGTTTGTCCATGCAGTGCCATTAACAAGTCGATCGTTTCGACCAATCGTATCGCCGTGTTCCTCCCCTCTCAAAATGCGACCATCGCGGAAGAcagaaacccatgtgggatacAGGACTGAGCTTCTGGCCAGTGACAGTGGTTTTTAATGAGCGGCTGTGGCCAAGGCGAGGTTGCGAGAGGCAGCGGAGCGGCGAGCGGTGCAGAGAGCCCTCTTACCGGCGAAGGTGAATCTCTTATAGCTGTGTGTGGCGGCCGCTGGGGCGGAGCTGGGCTTTTTGGCATCGCCGTTGGGAGAGTCTGCCAAATATGACAGAGATAATGTATGGAATggagacgcaggaaagggcgcCTTCAGCTGCATGGATACTTATACGAAGGCCTTCATATGAAGCGCTACAATACAGTGAAatacagaacatccatccacccatctgtaaccgcagggggtccggaggctcaaaggcagtgaacaacccaccacagggcacacaaacacacaccagtcacacac
This window encodes:
- the LOC125717714 gene encoding fas-binding factor 1-like isoform X4; the protein is MMTSLASDVSEADPAALLENIKDMDEMDADLFAPKKKPSSAPLPATTKASGAGGAKQDPAHLVEGGALEPRHVIDSPNGDAKKPSSAPAAATHSYKRFTFADEEDKKDTDDPLADLLDDRKETKMAVSDAVSEQRGLPVSESPVIKAREMASPSRAPGKRNELTFDEDEDDLMDALGFGESPKGKGGILPHKRPSEPPQLVTTRLDEILGRGTSPRLLERPPTGEKKEVLMEKPAIAKDSAFGDGDFTFGSYQPTVVSTPESRQSQRQSVRFSAEETGSRSPEGKPKSPIAGSPSAKRHSKPAASRPTLQHDSQMLEEKPRLAPPLHSRPSNPAADWLGLSRDPEEQEEDPEVNGGQGAPPPMGASQGSERPSSDGKPPLPNAPASEEAKDWLAGALTRKKNLAAAKAAVPRDPQGGGDEVDLDSFLTSKLRSPPTPRRKGEDAVPTKESSSSLPWETSSMQDTPSRHSSPVKEGLPKPVPPEIMGGNSAPIQLLQSPLPGTGGAVQRKGPEQQAGELSLQTSMIQLEGQVRSLQLERDQLKMLLDSVQQRHGQDTELMEAAHKSRVKMLEESAAEREVRMRQESEGLAERLASVTRLAEQERAELQAQYQRRLAQNQQERDREVERLRELQRRSILEMKKDHEEQVQRLKQLKEEEIDAVTSATSQTRSLTVVIDQMEQFSRRLGELSSRVESTHEHTAQGLEQGARHRDQQLRVLQERLDQQQSHMVEERARLKEVIDRMGMQLAEQQRQLEKERWRVSGEQAKAESAQRGLEEERRALMQRLSVEREELEKAKSALLEEQQAVMQRCADERRRLAAEWAQLHAQEKLQQERAEREASRALERDAHREGTIISMAQEHADLKLRAGELRLHEEMAAKEKAELERQRAELDREKEKLSTAALHLKTRAQEVEAFSKLASDRYEEGERALQEARRVEEEHHTRLSSIRTQVERLRSQEQLLNQERKHIAEQRQEVEHLRRGLPISPQLPAAPILTDVAPALGLPPSTLPPQSTALLSPTAAPELHLKLALLRHTAEKDRDFLLDEQIFLETLKKAPHHPAFHTAC
- the LOC125717714 gene encoding fas-binding factor 1 homolog isoform X5, which codes for MDEMDADLFAPKKKPSSAPLPATTKASGAGGAKQDPAHLVEGGALEPRHVIDSPNGDAKKPSSAPAAATHSYKRFTFADEEDKKDTDDPLADLLDDRKETKMAVSDAVSEQRGLPVSESPVIKAREMASPSRAPGKRNELTFDEDEDDLMDALGFGESPKGKGGILPHKRPSEPPQLVTTRLDEILGRGTSPRLLERPPTGEKKEVLMEKPAIAKDSAFGDGDFTFGSYQPTVVSTPESRQSQRQSVRFSAEETGSRSPEGKPKSPIAGSPSAKRHSKPAASRPTLQHDSQMLEEKPRLAPPLHSRPSNPAADWLGLSRDPEEQEEDPEVNGGQGAPPPMGASQGSERPSSDGKPPLPNAPASEEAKDWLAGALTRKKNLAAAKAAVPRDPQGGGDEVDLDSFLTSKLRSPPTPRRKGEDAVPTKESSSSLPWETSSMQDTPSRHSSPVKEGLPKPVPPEIMGGNSAPIQLLQSPLPGTGGAVQRKGPEQQAGELSLQTSMIQLEGQVRSLQLERDQLKMLLDSVQQRHGQDTELMEAAHKSRVKMLEESAAEREVRMRQESEGLAERLASVTRLAEQERAELQAQYQRRLAQNQQERDREVERLRELQRRSILEMKKDHEEQVQRLKQLKEEEIDAVTSATSQTRSLTVVIDQMEQFSRRLGELSSRVESTHEHTAQGLEQGARHRDQQLRVLQERLDQQQSHMVEERARLKEVIDRMGMQLAEQQRQLEKERWRVSGEQAKAESAQRGLEEERRALMQRLSVEREELEKAKSALLEEQQAVMQRCADERRRLAAEWAQLHAQEKLQQERAEREASRALERDAHREGTIISMAQEHADLKLRAGELRLHEEMAAKEKAELERQRAELDREKEKLSTAALHLKTRAQEVEAFSKLASDRYEEGERALQEARRVEEEHHTRLSSIRTQVERLRSQEQLLNQERKHIAEQRQEVEHLRRGLPISPQLPAAPILTDVAPALGLPPSTLPPQSTALLSPTAAPELHLKLALLRHTAEKDRDFLLDEQIFLETLKKAPHHPAFHTAC